Within the Acidimicrobiales bacterium genome, the region CTGACGGCCGTGGCCGGCGCTCTGGTGATCTGCGCGCAGCACGTACCACGGGTCGACGGTGCGGTGAGCCGCTTCGGCCAGGATCGTGTTGGTCGAGGTCACCGAATCGAGTTCGGCCAAGCGGAAACGAGTGCCCTCGACCGCAGTAGCCTCGGGGAGTTCGATCTGTGTCATCGAAGTACACCTCCGATGCCGATCGTACCCCGACCGACGGAGCCCCCCGGGCTGCACCAGACCGCGACCGCTCGGTTCTGTCGGGGCGGCTCAACGTGCAAATATGGTCGGTCAACGAGTCTGCGAGGTCCCATGTTCAAGAAAGTCCTCATCGCCAACCGCGGCGAGATCGCGGTGCGAGTCATCCGTGCATGCCGCGAAATGGGAATCGCCACCGTGGCGGTCTACAGCGACCTCGACCGCGAATCTCTGCACGTCCGGATGGCCGATGAGGCATATGCCCTCGGTGGCCAGACCGCGGCCGAGTCCTACATCAACACCGAGGTGATCCTCGACGTCATCAGGCGTTCAGGTGCCGACGCCGTACATCCTGGTTATGGGTTCTTCAGCGAGAACGCCGACTTCGCTCGCTCGGTCACCGACATGGGAGTCGCGTTCATAGGCCCGCCGCCCGAGGCCATCGAGGTCATGGGCGACAAGATCTCGGCTCGACTCGCCGCCGAGAAGGTCGACGTACACGGCGTCCCCGGCACAACAGATCTCATCACCGACCCGGCCCAGGTCAAGGCGTTCGGTGACGAGTACGGCTGGCCGGTCGCCATCAAGGCCGCCTACGGCGGTGGCGGCCGAGGCATGAAGGTCGTCAACGGGCCAGACGAGGTCGCCGACGCCATCGAGTCGGCCCAGCGTGAGGCCCTGGCGTACTTCGGCCGTGACGAGATCTACATGGAGCGCTACCTCACCAAGCCTCGCCACGTCGAGGTGCAGGTACTGGCCGACAGCCACGGCAACTGCGTGTACCTGGGCACCCGGGATTGCTCGGCCCAGCGCCGACACCAAAAACTCATCGAAGAAGCGCCGGCTCCTGGCATTCCAGACGAGATCCTGACGGCTATGGGCGAGGCTGCAGTGGCCGTAGCCAAGGGTTGCGACTACGTCAACGCGGGCACCGTCGAGTTCCTGTACGAAGACGGCTCGTTCTATTACCTCGAGATGAACACCCGCCTGCAGGTCGAGCACCCGGCGACAGAACTCGTCACGGCGGTTGACCTGGTCGAGATGCAGCTTCGCGTGGCCGCAGGCGAGCCGCTGCCGTTCGATCAGGACGGCGTAACCATCTCTGGCCACTCGATCGAGGTGCGTATCAACGCCGAAGACCCAGCCGGCGGAGCCTTCAGGCCTTCGCCCGGACCCATCAACAAGCTCCGCGTGCCCGATGGCTACGGCACCAGGTTCGACGGTGGCTACGAGGCCGGCGACGAGATCTCGCAGTACTACGACAACCTCGTGGGCAAGCTGGTCGTCTGGGGCCGCAATCGCGACGTGGCCATCGCTCGAGCCATCAGGGCACTCGAAGAACTCGAGATAGAGGGCGTGGCCACCACGATCCCCGCCGACCTCGCCATCTTGCGCCACCCCGACTTCCAGGCCATCGAGCACAGCACCAAGTGGGTCGAAGAGACGCTCGACCTGAGCGACGTGGTGGCTGTGATGCCCCCGCAGGCCGACGAAGAGGAAGAGCTGATCCGCAAGGAGACCACGGTCGAGGTCAACGGTCGCCGGTTCCGAGTAGCGGCCTGGGTACCCGAATCGGGTCTGGCCGCAGCGCCCGCCAAGCGCAAGAAGCGCGAAGCACGAGGCGGTGGCGCCGGCGGTGGCGCCGGAACGGGCAAGGTTGCCGTTCCGATGCAGGGCACCATCGTCAAGGTGTTGGTCGAAGTCGGCGCGGAGGTCACCGCAGGTCAGCCCGTAGTGGTCCTCGAGGCGATGAAGATGGAAAACAACATCGCAGCCGACAAGGACGGAACCATCTCCGAGATCAAGGTCTCGGTGGGCGACACCGTCGGCGCCGGCGACGTTGTCGTAGTGATCGAGTAGCCGCTACGGGTGGGCCACGAAGTTCCAACGCCGTCCGGAGTAGAACTCGTCCTCGAACTCGGCCTTCGAATAGTGCGGCTTGCCATCTAGATAGCGGTCCAGGCCCGAGACCTTCAGTCCTTTTCCGTCGAAGATCTCGAACACTGTCGCGGGTTCGGTTCCGTAGTGATCAGCGGCGCCGAGGCCGTGCTCGAACACCACCACGGGGCGCTGGTCGAGCACGCGCGAAGCACCGCGAAGCACTCCGAGTTCGCCTCCCTCCACATCGATCTTGACGAAGCTGACGTGGGCGTCTTCGGGAACGATCGAATCCAGCGTTGTCGTTCGCACGCGGATGCGTTGCAGCTCCTCGTTGGGACGGTCATAGCGCCGCTCGCGCAACCCGCTGTACGACGGGTTCGAGACCACGTGGACGAACTCGACGTCGGGGCCGGCCTCGGCTGCCAGCGCCGCCTCGTGCACCACCACGCTGGGGAATCGTTCGCGCACCAGCGCAGCCAGCTCAGGGATGGGCTCGATTGCGATGTGCTGGGACTCGGGCGCCGCTTCGACCAGCGCCGCAGTGACATCGCCCACATTTGCGCCCACATCGACTGCCACGGTGCCCCCGGCCACGACCCGCCTGATGATCTCGCGAGTCCATTCGTCGTCGCGATGATTCTGCGGAATGTCCAAGTGATCGCTCTGGTCGGCCTGAGAGTTGTCTGCGGATTCGCCCATCCCTGAACCGTAGCGGAGGCTGCACGCGGGCCGGTTCAATCACCGGTTCGCTTAGGGGCCACCTCGGCGGGTCGACCAAGCACCTTGTGAAGGGCATCCTCCTGGCGGGCGGGGCGGGAACGCGCCTGTACCCCAGCAGCGCTGTGGTCGGCAAGCAACTGCACACCGTCTACGACAAACCGATGGTCTTCTATCCCCTGTCGACGTTGATGATGGCGGGTATTCGCGAGATCCTCGTCGTATCGTCGCCCGCCGACCTTCCGCGCATTCGCGACTTGTTGGGCGACGGCTCGAGCTGGGGAATCGACCTTTCGTATGCGGTTCAGCCCAACCCTGGCGGAATCGCCCAGGTGTTCTTGATCGCCGAGCGGTTCCTCGACGGATCGGCGTGCACGCTGATCCTGGGCGACAACATCTTCCACGGCCGCATGGACCTGGGCCACGTGGTTGGCGAGTTCGGCCGCGGAGCCAACGTGTTCGGGTATCCGGTCGATGATCCCTCGAGCTACGGCGTCGTCGAGTTGTCGCCGTCGGGCGAGGCGGTTTGCCTGGTCGAAAAGCCCAAGACATCCCGATCGAACCTGGCCGTGACCGGCCTGTACCTGTACGACGGCGATGTCGTCGACCACGCCCGCCAGTTGGTGCCCAGCCCCAGAGGCGAGCTCGAGATAACCGACCTGAACAGGCGCTACCTCCAGCTGGGCCAGTTGTCCGTCACCGAACTGGGACGCGACATCGCATGGTTCGATTCGGGAACCCACGAAAGCCTGCTCGAAACAGCCAACTTCGTCGCCACCGTCGAGAAGCGCCAGGGTCTCAAGATCGCGTGCCTGGAAGAGGTCGCGTACAACATGGGATTCATCGACACGTCCGGTCTCGAACGCGCAATCGAAGCGATGCCCCGAAGCCCATACCGAGACTACGTGGAACGCGTGGCCCGGGCCGTCCAGAGGTGCACCAGCGGCGTTCGCTCGGGCTGCACGGTCAGCCCGTGAGGGCTTGCCGACCTACTCGGCGGCCTCGCTGAGCGACTCGGACAGCGACGGATACACCAGAAGGCTGTCGCGGATGTCGTGCACCTTCAGCCCGGCCTTCACAGCGACCGCTATGACCGAGATCAACTCGGCCGCGTGGCTGCCGACGATCGAGCCGCCCAGGACCACGCCGGTGTGCGGGTCCGAGACGATCTTGACGAAGCCTGCAGGGTTGTCGTTGATCAGCGCTTTGGCGTTGGACGAGAACGGCACCTTGGTGACCCTGATCTTGCGACCCGACGCAAACGCGTCGGCCTCGGCCAGTCCTACGTCGGCAATCTCGGGCTCGGTGAAGATGGCCGAGGCGGCCTTGTCGTAGTCGATGTGAGTGTGCATACGACCCTCGTGCATGCCCATCAGGTGTTCTGCGATCTTGCGCCCCTGCATGGTCGCCACAGACGACAAGGGCAGTCTGCCGCTGAGGTCGCCGGCCGCGTAGATGTGGGGAACCGACGAGCGCAGATGATGATCGACCACCACATAACCCCAGTCGTCGACCTCCACACCGGCCTTCTCCAGGCCCAACCCATCGGAGTTCGGGATCGAGCCGATGGCCAACAGTGCGTGCGAACCGCGAGCGATTCGACCGTCGTCGCAGTGCACAACGACCTCGTCGCCCTCGCGCTCGATGGCAGTGGCCCTGGCACCCTTGAACAACCGGATGCCCCGGTCGAGGAAGTCGGCCTCGAGCACTGCGGCGGCCTCGGGGTCCTTCTGGGGTAGAACCTGCTGGCGGCTGACGATGAGCGTGACCTTCGAGCCCAGGCTCTCGAACATGTGGACGAACTCGACACCGGTCACGCCCGAGCCGACGACTATGAGGTGCTCGGGGAACTCGGGCGGTGGGTACGCGTCACGCGTAGACAGGACACGCTCGCCATCCATCGGCGCCCAGTCGGGGATACGCGGCCTGGAGCCGGTCGCCAAGACGATGCCGTCGGCCTCGACCTGCTCGACGGTTCCGTCTGCGTGTTCGATCTCGGCCGAATAGGGGCCCGTCAGCCGGCCGCGGCCTGCGATCATCCGAACGCCCTGGCTGGTCAGCAGCTCCTCGATCGAAGAGCGCAAGCGCTGCTTGATCGTGTTTACCCTGTGAACCAACAGGTCGCGCTCGACCTTGGGCTCTATGTCGGCCAGCCCCAACCCGGCTACCCGCCTGGCGAACGACACCGCCCCGCCCGTGGCGATCATCGACTTGGATGGCACGCAGTCGAGCAGGTGGGCTGCCCCGCCGAGCACATTGTCCTCGACGAGTGTCACCGATGCGCCGTGCCGGGCAGCGTGACTGGCAGCTTCGTGGCCCGCAGGCCCGCCACCGATGATGAGGACGCGTTTCGTCATGAGAGTCGAGCGTACCCGCCTAGCACCCTGCAGCCAGCCCCTTACCGTACCCTTGGCCAGATGTCATCAGCCAAGCCGAGCGCGCAGGAGCACGCCTGGCGCTCAGTTCGAACAGTCGTCGCCGAAGCCGCCGCAGTTGCCATCCTGACATCGATCGTGGCCGCTGTGGTCCTGGGCTTTTTCAGCAACGGGATCGGTCGCCCGCTTCACTACTCGGGCGATGAACTGGCAGGCCTAGGTCATGTTGTCGGCGTCGACGAAAGCGGCTGGTGGTTCGAGAACGAAAGGCTCGGAGCGCCCTATGAGCTCGAGGCCTACGACTTCCCGCAAGGGGGCGACGGCCTTCAGGTGTTGTTCGTCCGGATAATCGGCCTGGCGGGCGACAACCCGGCCGCGATCATGAACCTGTACTTCCTGGCGACGTTCGCGCTGGTGGCCTTCGTCAGCCACCTGGTCATGAGGTATCTCGGTCTGGGTCCGTTGGTGGCCGGCGCTGCATCACTGTTGTACGCCCTGATCCCGTTCCACTTCTGGCACGGAACGCCTCACATCTACAGGTCAGGCTATTTTGCTGTTCCGCTCGGCGGTCTTGTCTTGCTGTGGGTGGGCGGTTTCAGGGGTGGGTACTTCAAGCGACGCGACTCACGCCCAGGGGGCTCGCATCGTCAGATCATCAGGCGAGATCGAGTGGCGGTGACAGCACTTGCCATCGCTCTGATCGCGACCACCGACACGGTCGCAGCAGCCTTTGCTCCCTCGTTGGCCGCGACCATCGGAATCCTGGCCCTGCTGCGCACCCGCGACTGGCGACCATTGGCCGTCGCTCTTGCGTTCGGCGTTGCCGTGGTCGGCTCGGTCACGCTGGCCAACATCGGATCCCTGCTCTATCAAGCCGACCGCGGGCCCAACGAACAGACGGTCAAGCGAGATATCGGCGAGCAAGAGGTCTACGCGCTGAAGCTTTCACGTGTCGTGCTGCCGTCTGAGGAGCACCGCATCGAGGCACTTGCCGAGTACGGAAGGAAGCCTCTCGAATCGCGGATTCAGAGCGAGGGTGGGCAAGCCCTTGGGCTGATAGGCGTGGTCGGTCTGGTCGCGAGCCTCTTGGCTCTCATCCCGTTCACCAGATCGGGCATAGGCAACAGCAGCGAAGACGAGGCCGACGCGCCCGAACTCGATCGGTTGCTGGCACTGTCGGGGACGATCAACCTGATTGCGATTCTCCTGGCGGTGCCCGGTGGTCTGGCCTTCTTGCTGACGATCTCGGGCTTCGAGGAGATCCGTACATGGAATCGGATCATCGTCTACGTCGCGTTCTTCTCGTTCGTCTCGGTCGGGGTCGTCTTGACGAAGATGGCCACGATCGTCGGCCGGCGATCACAGGCCAGGGCAGTTCCGGCCGCGCTCTTGGCTGCGGTCGTCGCCTTCGCCATCTTCGATCAGACGCCTGCGGCATCGGGCCGCGCCGAAGACATCAAGTCGCAATGGGAGACCGACTCGCAGTTCTTCGGCCAGATAGAGGCAAGCCTCGCCACCGACCCTGATCCGATGCTCTACACGCTGCCTCTGGTGCCATACCCCGAACCCGACCGGGCCACCTACCCGATCGACTACCAGCACATGAGGGCGATACTGCAGACCGAGCGCCTCGAGGTGAGCTACGGCGCCATGAGAGGACGCCCCGAGAGCCTCTGGCAGCTTCAGCTCGAACGGCTGCCCGTCGATGTGGCGGTCGACGTCCTGGCCGCCATCGGTTTCGACGGTATCTATGCCGACACCTGGGCGCTGCCCGACGCAGGCGTGCGCCTCGACTCGATCATGCCGGTCGAGCGCGGGCTGGAGCTGGGGCGCAACCGCAACTATCCCATAGGCGACAGGCTCGGTACCCTGACCGACCAGATCGGCCCAGATCGGGTTGCCGCGCTGGCGTCGGAGAACCTTCGCTCGGTCGACATCGAGCTGGGCACTGGTTTCCACACACCCGGCCGCTTCGGCCGCGCCGGCAGTTTCGCCGAGGATGCAGCGGTTATCCACCTCGAACCGCTCTACGACGAGGCGGCCCAGGTGACGCTGGTGCTCGATCTGTTGACCGCACCTGGCGCCGGCCGGCGAGTCGACGTCGAGGTGGGTGGAGAGGTCGTCGCAACCTCGCTTTCGGCCGACGATCGCTCTGTGCACCTCGAGGTTCCGCTGATGGTGGGCCCCGAGGGCCTCGATGTCAGGCTTCTCACCGACAGCCCAGAGTTCCAGGCGCCTGGCGATGCCAGACGAATCCAGTTGGCGCTGAACGGCGCTTTGGCGCTGGGGCCAACAACTCACGAACTCTATGGTCTGGTCAACCCTGACCGCCTGGCTCTGACGCTTGGCGGTTAGCCGGCGTCGTCCGGTGTAGATCAGGCTCTGCGGCCGGCGGTCGCCAATACGAATCCATGACGGGCGTCCTTGGCGCCGGCGTCGGTGCGCGCCATCGCCGACACCACCGCCCGCCCTCCTCGGGGCCACACCTGCCAAAGGGCGCGCATGGGCAGGTATCCGACCCGGTAAGCCCGCATCGAGATCGATCGAACCTCGACATCGTCGGCGCCCGCATTGCACAACAGCTCGGCCAGATGCGAAGGGTCGTAACCTCGCACCCGATGGTGGCCCCAAATCTGGTCGATCTTTTTCTGCGCTCGCCCTGGCAGGACCCTGATGTCGATGCTGGGTGTGGTCAAGACCAGCTGGCCCCCGGGGGCCAAGAGGCGGACCAGCTCGGTCACGAATCGCTGCTCGTCGTCGATGTGTTCGATCACGTCCAATGCCAGAACGGTGTCGGCGCAACCGTCGCGCAACGGGATGTCCGTGCCGCTTCCGGCCACGTATGACACGGCGGGGCTGCGCGGCACGACCTCAACGTCGACCAGAACCCCACCGGCAACGCCGAGCTCGGCCAAAGCCCGCCCGTCGCGGCCACCGACGTCGACCACCAGACCCCGAGTGTTGATGGTGTCGGTCGCCTTGAAGAACTCGGTGCGATAGTGAGTGCCCGGGCGCAGTGGCTCGTCCAGCACCTTTGCCACTCCAGTGTTCAACCGCTGA harbors:
- a CDS encoding NAD(P)H-quinone dehydrogenase translates to MTKRVLIIGGGPAGHEAASHAARHGASVTLVEDNVLGGAAHLLDCVPSKSMIATGGAVSFARRVAGLGLADIEPKVERDLLVHRVNTIKQRLRSSIEELLTSQGVRMIAGRGRLTGPYSAEIEHADGTVEQVEADGIVLATGSRPRIPDWAPMDGERVLSTRDAYPPPEFPEHLIVVGSGVTGVEFVHMFESLGSKVTLIVSRQQVLPQKDPEAAAVLEADFLDRGIRLFKGARATAIEREGDEVVVHCDDGRIARGSHALLAIGSIPNSDGLGLEKAGVEVDDWGYVVVDHHLRSSVPHIYAAGDLSGRLPLSSVATMQGRKIAEHLMGMHEGRMHTHIDYDKAASAIFTEPEIADVGLAEADAFASGRKIRVTKVPFSSNAKALINDNPAGFVKIVSDPHTGVVLGGSIVGSHAAELISVIAVAVKAGLKVHDIRDSLLVYPSLSESLSEAAE
- the rfbA gene encoding glucose-1-phosphate thymidylyltransferase RfbA; translated protein: MKGILLAGGAGTRLYPSSAVVGKQLHTVYDKPMVFYPLSTLMMAGIREILVVSSPADLPRIRDLLGDGSSWGIDLSYAVQPNPGGIAQVFLIAERFLDGSACTLILGDNIFHGRMDLGHVVGEFGRGANVFGYPVDDPSSYGVVELSPSGEAVCLVEKPKTSRSNLAVTGLYLYDGDVVDHARQLVPSPRGELEITDLNRRYLQLGQLSVTELGRDIAWFDSGTHESLLETANFVATVEKRQGLKIACLEEVAYNMGFIDTSGLERAIEAMPRSPYRDYVERVARAVQRCTSGVRSGCTVSP
- a CDS encoding FkbM family methyltransferase translates to MGESADNSQADQSDHLDIPQNHRDDEWTREIIRRVVAGGTVAVDVGANVGDVTAALVEAAPESQHIAIEPIPELAALVRERFPSVVVHEAALAAEAGPDVEFVHVVSNPSYSGLRERRYDRPNEELQRIRVRTTTLDSIVPEDAHVSFVKIDVEGGELGVLRGASRVLDQRPVVVFEHGLGAADHYGTEPATVFEIFDGKGLKVSGLDRYLDGKPHYSKAEFEDEFYSGRRWNFVAHP
- a CDS encoding acetyl-CoA carboxylase biotin carboxylase subunit, with amino-acid sequence MFKKVLIANRGEIAVRVIRACREMGIATVAVYSDLDRESLHVRMADEAYALGGQTAAESYINTEVILDVIRRSGADAVHPGYGFFSENADFARSVTDMGVAFIGPPPEAIEVMGDKISARLAAEKVDVHGVPGTTDLITDPAQVKAFGDEYGWPVAIKAAYGGGGRGMKVVNGPDEVADAIESAQREALAYFGRDEIYMERYLTKPRHVEVQVLADSHGNCVYLGTRDCSAQRRHQKLIEEAPAPGIPDEILTAMGEAAVAVAKGCDYVNAGTVEFLYEDGSFYYLEMNTRLQVEHPATELVTAVDLVEMQLRVAAGEPLPFDQDGVTISGHSIEVRINAEDPAGGAFRPSPGPINKLRVPDGYGTRFDGGYEAGDEISQYYDNLVGKLVVWGRNRDVAIARAIRALEELEIEGVATTIPADLAILRHPDFQAIEHSTKWVEETLDLSDVVAVMPPQADEEEELIRKETTVEVNGRRFRVAAWVPESGLAAAPAKRKKREARGGGAGGGAGTGKVAVPMQGTIVKVLVEVGAEVTAGQPVVVLEAMKMENNIAADKDGTISEIKVSVGDTVGAGDVVVVIE
- a CDS encoding class I SAM-dependent methyltransferase is translated as MNTGVAKVLDEPLRPGTHYRTEFFKATDTINTRGLVVDVGGRDGRALAELGVAGGVLVDVEVVPRSPAVSYVAGSGTDIPLRDGCADTVLALDVIEHIDDEQRFVTELVRLLAPGGQLVLTTPSIDIRVLPGRAQKKIDQIWGHHRVRGYDPSHLAELLCNAGADDVEVRSISMRAYRVGYLPMRALWQVWPRGGRAVVSAMARTDAGAKDARHGFVLATAGRRA